CGGCCATGGGCGAGGCGTAGAAGGGCGAAATCCACACCGCCTCCACGCCGAGGCTGGCGACATGATCGAGCCGCGCGGCGATGCCGGGCAAGTCGCCGATGCCGTCGCCATTGGCGTCCGCGAAGCTGCGGGGATAGATCTGGTAGATGGCGGCACCGCGCCACCATTCGGCAGGTAAGGTCATGGTCTTTTCCGCAGGGGAGGATCAGGGTTTCGCCGCGCAGACCGCAAAGCCGAGCGGCGGCAGGTCTACGCGCACCGAACCGGGCGCGCTGGCTTTGGCGGCGCAGGCCGTGCCCGCCAGCGTTGCAAACGAGAGCGATGCCGGATCGACGACAACAGCTGCAGAGACCGGCGCGGTCGAGGTATTGAAAGCCAGCAGCACCTCGCGCCCGGTCTTGGGATCGAAGCGGGAGACGGCGACGAGGCCGGGCTTCTCCGATGCCGCGCGGGTGACCGAACGGCCATCGGTCAGCGCCGGCGTCTTCACGCGCAAGACGGAAAGCTGCGCGATCAGGCGGTAGAGCGGATGGGCGGGATCGAAGCTTTCGGTAGCCGTGGTCTTCGCCGAACCGACCAGCGCCTCGCCGTTGTAGATCGCCACTTTGCTGGCGAACATGTCCTGCCGCGAAAGCTGGTCGCCGCCGGCCCCTGTAAAGCCCTGTTCGTCGCCGTAATAGATCGTCGGCACGCCGCGCAGGGTGAGCAGCATGGCATGGGCCAGTTCACCCCGCTTCAGCAGTTCATCCGCGCTCATCGCCGGGTTCGCGGCCTTGAGGAACATCGCCGCGCGCCCGGCGTCGTGGTTGCCGAGGAACGTTGGCAATTGCAGCGCCGCCTTGGCGCCGCCCTCGTAAAGACCGTCATCATCGGGCAGGCGCGCCAGTTCCTCGCTGCTGCCACCGCCCGCCGCCTTCAGCACCGCATGCATGAAGGCGAAGTCCAGCACGCCGGGCAGCCCGGCATTGCGCGTCCAGCTGGCCAGCAGCGCCGGGTCGTAATCGCCCGTCATCACTTCGCCGAAGATGTGGAAGTTCGGGATGCCCTTCGCCGCCGCGCGCGCCTTCATGGCGGGAACGAACGCGCGCCAGAATTCCGGGTTCACATGCTTGGCCGTATCGATGCGGAAACCGTCGATGCCGTACTTGTCGATCCAGTCGCCGTAGATCGCGATCATGCCTTCCAGCACGCGCGGGTTCTCGGTCGCAAGGTCATCCAGCCCGACGAAATCGCCAAGCTGCGCGCTTTCGCCCTTCCAGTCGGTATTGCCGCGATTGTGGTAGTAAGCCGGATCGTTGAGCCATGCGGGCGCTTTCACGCGCTCCTCGCCCCTGGGAACGAAGGGGGTATAGGCTGAGGCCGGATAGTCCGCCTTCGAACGGTACGGATAGCCCTCGGCAGCCCCCTCCCGGTACTGGATCACGTCTGCCGTGTGGTTGACGATGATGTCCATGTAGACCTTCATCCCCCGCACATGGGCGGCATCGACCAGTGCCTTGAAATCCGCGTCCGTTCCGAAATGCGGATCGACATGGGTGAAGTCGGTGATCCAGTAGCCGTGATAGCCTGCGCTCTCGCCCCCCTTCGGCCCCTGCACCGGCTTGTTCCTGAAGATCGGCCCCACCCAGATTGCCGTCGCGCCGAGGTTCTGGATATAGCCCAGCCGCGCGGCCAGCCCCTTGAGGTCGCCGCCGTGATAGAAGGCCTTGTCGGTGGGATCGAAGCCGGTGGCCAGCTTGCCGCCCTTGAGCCCGCCCGCATCGTTCGAACGATCGCCGTTCTCGAACCGGTCGGGCAGGACGAAGTAGATCACCTCCTGCTCGGGCGTTCGCGCGCGCAGGTCTTCCAGCGGACCCGCCAGCGCGACTGGCGCGGCAAGCGATCCGGCCAGCGCAATGAGGGAAGATAGCAGGCGGTGCATCTCGGGAACTCTCCGATGTTTTGCTTCAACGTCGCCCCGAAACCCGTTCGGGGGAAGCGGAACCGGGAAGGGAGGGAGAGGAACTTCCCGGTTCCGCCCATTGCGATGCCGCCGGAGAGGAGGAGGTTCCCCGCACGGCACCGATAACCGGCCTCAGAACTTATACGTGAAGCCCGCCAGATAGCGCGCGCCGTAGCGCTGATAGTCGATGATCTGGCGGCTATCGCCCGGATTGGTCGTCACGAAGGGCGCATTGGTGAGGTTCTGGCCCTGGATATAGAGCGAGAGCCCTTCCAGCGCGCTCCCCGGCTGGAAGTCATAGCCGATCTGCGCATCGACGATCGTTTCCGGCTGCGCGCGGCGCCGCTGGCGGTTGGCCGCGAAGCCCGAGACTTCGCCGATGAAGGTCGAACGATAGCGAACCGAGCCGCGCAGGTTGAAGCCCCACTTCTCGAAGAAGGCGGTGCCGTTGGCCACCCACTTCGAATAGCCCGGCAGCGCGGAAGCCGCTTCTCCCGGCATCGGATGGATCTTCGACTGCGTATAGGCGACCGAGCCGGTGACGCCGAAGCCCGACAGCGCCGAGGTGAAGGCATCGAAGGGAAGCGTTCCCGCCACTTCCACGCCGTAGAGCTTGCCGCCCTGCCCGTTGACCGGCACGTTGATGACCGCGATCGGCGAGATCGTGTAGCCATTGCCCGGATCGGGCAGGGCCAGCGTCGAACTGTCGATCACCACGTCCTGGTTGTAGATGTAGCTCTTCAGCTCCTTCCAGAAGAACTGCGCGGCGATATAGCCCTTGGCCGCGAAGTATTTCTCGAACGTGAGGTCAAGCGCATTGGCGCGCCACGGGCGCAGGTCCGGGTTGCCCGACGAACCCGTCACCACCGCCACGCCGTCAGTGAAGGTATAGCCGTATTCCAGCGAGGCGCGCATGTCGTCGAGGCGCGGGCGGATGATCTCGCGCGCTGCGGCGAAGCGGACCACGAAGTCGCTGGGGAAACGCAGCGAGAGATTGAGGCTGGGCAGCACGTCGAGATAGTCGGTGCTGGACCGGCGGGTGGCGTAGAAATAGCTCGGCGAGCCGTTGGGGTTGAGGATCTGTTCGCCCGTCACCGGATCGAGGTTGGGCGCGGCGCTGCCGCCGCTGGAGTTCTGGTCGGTCCAGATCGCCTGGACGCCCACGTTGCCGGTCAGTTCGGCGGCACCGATCTGCGACTTGATGTTGGCCTGGAGATAGCCGGTCATCAGCTTTTCGCGGATCGCATAGCCCTTGGAAACCACGTCTCCGGTGGGGTTGGGCACCAGATTGTAGATGCCGTCCCGGATCAGGTCGAGCGGGTTGTAGCTGATGACGTTGCCCAGCCCGAGGTACTTCAGATTGGTGGTGCCGAGGCGGTACTGCTCGGGCACTTCCACACTGACGGTGCCGTCGGTATTGGCGGCAAGGCCCAGGAAATATTCCTCGGGAACCAGCGTCTTGGAGTGGCTGGTATAGTTCATGCCCGCCTGGATCGAACTGAGGAAGGAGGAATCCAGCTCCTTCTTCACCTCGGTGCGGAACTGCCAGAGCTCGTCCTTGATCTTGCGGTTGTTGTAGTAGCCGTCCTGCCCGCCGTAGATCGCGGTGCCGTCAGTGCCGATCTGGGTGCCGCCCCAGCCCTGCGGGCTGGTCAGCAGGATCTGGCTCCAGTCTCCATAGTCGAGATCGTGGGTGAAAGTGGTGCCCCTGGCGGCGCTGGTGAAGCCGATCGTATCGGTGGCGCCCTCTCCGGCGCGGCCGGTGCCCGAATAGCTCTCGATGGTCAGTTCGTTGCGGTCGGTCTTCGAATAGCTGGCGTCGAACATCGCCGTCCAGCCGTCATCACCCTTCCATTCGTTGTTCCAGCCGAAGGAATAGAGCTTGGCATGGCGCTGGAACACGTCGTTGCGCAGCACGCCCTTCACGTTCGAGAAGCTGCCCGAATTGATCAGGCCGTCTTCCACGGTGTAGCCCGGGTCCAGCGTGGCCGAGGACCAGTAGAGCGGCAGTTCGATGCCGCGCTTGATCTGGTCGTCCTTGAAGTTCGAATAGAAGGCGTCGATCGTCGAGGTGAAGTTCGCGCTCGGCCGCCATTGCAGCGTGCCGTTGAGCCCGAGCCGCTTCAGCTTGCTGGACGTGTTGTACGACTTCGAACCGCCGATAACCTTGTTGCCGTCTGCCGCATCGGCATAGCCCCAGGAGTTGAACTCCTGCACCTGATAGGGTTCGTCGTTGTAGCTGGCGCCGAGCGCAATGCCGAGCGTGTCGTTCGCGAACTGGTCCACGTACATGCCGTTGACGCGGAAGCCCTTGTCGTCCGAGCCCTTGTTCAGTTTGCCGAGATCCGCATAGACACCGCGCGCGCCCACGGTGACGATGCGCTTGCCGGTATCGAGCGGCCGGATCGTGCGCATGTCCACCGTGCCCGACAGCCCCTGCCCGACAAGGCTGGCCATCGGCGTCTTGTAGACATTGACCGCGTTGATGACTTCGGAAGGGTACTGGTCGTACTCGACGGCGCGGTTGTCGCCAGTGGAGGTCTGCTCGCGGCCGTTCAGCAGCGTGGTCGAGAAATCGGGCGCGAAACCGCGGATCGAGATCGCGTTGGAGCGGCCGTTGACGCGCTGCGAGGTCAGGCCCGGCAGGCGGGCGATGGACTCGGCGATGGAAGCGTCGGGCAGCTTGCCGATATCCTCGGCGGAAACCGATTCCACGATCTGCTCGGCGCGCTTCTTCTTGTTGACCGCCGATTCAAGGCTGGCGCGAAATCCGGTGACGATGATCGCCTGATCCTGCTTGGGATCGTCCACCGGGGCGGCGTCCTGCGCGAAGGCGAAAGACGGCACGGCGGCCAGGGCGGCCGCAAGCGCCAGCGAAGACGAATTCCGGCGCGAAAACTGCTTATGAAGCGACATCCTGTCCTCCTCCTCAAGTGACCGTCCGCCCCTTCGATGTCTCGGGGTCGGCCGTGGAAGGCCCGGCGATTTTTTGCACCGCGACTCTTTCCGTTCCCTCTCGCTTAGGGCGGGACAGGCGAATGCATAATATGGCATACGTATACGCAAGTGCCGCGAGGCCACGTCGCGTTGCGCGAATGCAACGCGGCGGACATGGGCGAGACGGCGGAAAAACAGGACTTTAGCGGGCGAGACAGGGAAGCGGGACGATGGGACGCA
The DNA window shown above is from Novosphingobium sp. RL4 and carries:
- a CDS encoding alpha-amylase family glycosyl hydrolase, with protein sequence MHRLLSSLIALAGSLAAPVALAGPLEDLRARTPEQEVIYFVLPDRFENGDRSNDAGGLKGGKLATGFDPTDKAFYHGGDLKGLAARLGYIQNLGATAIWVGPIFRNKPVQGPKGGESAGYHGYWITDFTHVDPHFGTDADFKALVDAAHVRGMKVYMDIIVNHTADVIQYREGAAEGYPYRSKADYPASAYTPFVPRGEERVKAPAWLNDPAYYHNRGNTDWKGESAQLGDFVGLDDLATENPRVLEGMIAIYGDWIDKYGIDGFRIDTAKHVNPEFWRAFVPAMKARAAAKGIPNFHIFGEVMTGDYDPALLASWTRNAGLPGVLDFAFMHAVLKAAGGGSSEELARLPDDDGLYEGGAKAALQLPTFLGNHDAGRAAMFLKAANPAMSADELLKRGELAHAMLLTLRGVPTIYYGDEQGFTGAGGDQLSRQDMFASKVAIYNGEALVGSAKTTATESFDPAHPLYRLIAQLSVLRVKTPALTDGRSVTRAASEKPGLVAVSRFDPKTGREVLLAFNTSTAPVSAAVVVDPASLSFATLAGTACAAKASAPGSVRVDLPPLGFAVCAAKP
- a CDS encoding TonB-dependent receptor produces the protein MSLHKQFSRRNSSSLALAAALAAVPSFAFAQDAAPVDDPKQDQAIIVTGFRASLESAVNKKKRAEQIVESVSAEDIGKLPDASIAESIARLPGLTSQRVNGRSNAISIRGFAPDFSTTLLNGREQTSTGDNRAVEYDQYPSEVINAVNVYKTPMASLVGQGLSGTVDMRTIRPLDTGKRIVTVGARGVYADLGKLNKGSDDKGFRVNGMYVDQFANDTLGIALGASYNDEPYQVQEFNSWGYADAADGNKVIGGSKSYNTSSKLKRLGLNGTLQWRPSANFTSTIDAFYSNFKDDQIKRGIELPLYWSSATLDPGYTVEDGLINSGSFSNVKGVLRNDVFQRHAKLYSFGWNNEWKGDDGWTAMFDASYSKTDRNELTIESYSGTGRAGEGATDTIGFTSAARGTTFTHDLDYGDWSQILLTSPQGWGGTQIGTDGTAIYGGQDGYYNNRKIKDELWQFRTEVKKELDSSFLSSIQAGMNYTSHSKTLVPEEYFLGLAANTDGTVSVEVPEQYRLGTTNLKYLGLGNVISYNPLDLIRDGIYNLVPNPTGDVVSKGYAIREKLMTGYLQANIKSQIGAAELTGNVGVQAIWTDQNSSGGSAAPNLDPVTGEQILNPNGSPSYFYATRRSSTDYLDVLPSLNLSLRFPSDFVVRFAAAREIIRPRLDDMRASLEYGYTFTDGVAVVTGSSGNPDLRPWRANALDLTFEKYFAAKGYIAAQFFWKELKSYIYNQDVVIDSSTLALPDPGNGYTISPIAVINVPVNGQGGKLYGVEVAGTLPFDAFTSALSGFGVTGSVAYTQSKIHPMPGEAASALPGYSKWVANGTAFFEKWGFNLRGSVRYRSTFIGEVSGFAANRQRRRAQPETIVDAQIGYDFQPGSALEGLSLYIQGQNLTNAPFVTTNPGDSRQIIDYQRYGARYLAGFTYKF